From Anaerohalosphaera lusitana, one genomic window encodes:
- a CDS encoding recombinase family protein: protein MHSVTLTGMISQPSQSTRKAILYARFSPRRNADQCESIETQFDLCTDYCVNNNYEITAKFSDKALSGSDEDRPGLWSAMDSLKRGYCLVVYRLDRLVRSVYLSDIIERTVKKKGASIISISGEGTWSDNDEDWLVRKILQTLAEYERKVIAARTKAAMLRHQANGKRMSKHPPYGFTVDPLNPGRLIEHETEQQIIQQIITMKESGLSLRAICRELQDSGISCRDKCNWHHSTVQRIIQRIDSSSSPL, encoded by the coding sequence ATGCATTCTGTTACACTTACAGGCATGATCAGCCAACCATCCCAATCAACTCGCAAGGCAATTCTCTATGCCAGATTCTCACCTCGTCGCAACGCAGATCAGTGTGAGTCCATCGAAACACAGTTCGACCTTTGCACCGACTACTGCGTCAACAACAACTACGAGATCACAGCCAAGTTCAGCGACAAAGCCCTCTCGGGATCGGACGAAGATCGACCTGGCCTGTGGTCTGCAATGGATTCTCTCAAGCGTGGTTACTGCCTTGTGGTCTATCGCCTGGACCGTCTGGTCCGCAGCGTATATCTCAGTGACATCATCGAACGAACGGTCAAAAAGAAAGGCGCATCGATCATCAGCATTTCAGGTGAGGGCACATGGAGCGACAACGACGAAGACTGGCTCGTCCGCAAGATACTGCAAACCCTGGCAGAGTACGAACGCAAGGTAATAGCCGCCCGCACCAAAGCCGCCATGCTCCGTCACCAGGCCAACGGCAAACGCATGAGCAAGCACCCGCCATACGGATTTACAGTCGACCCGCTCAACCCCGGCCGACTGATCGAACACGAAACAGAACAGCAAATTATTCAACAGATAATCACCATGAAAGAATCAGGCCTGTCACTGCGTGCTATCTGCCGAGAGCTGCAAGACTCTGGCATTAGCTGCCGTGATAAATGCAACTGGCACCACAGCACCGTTCAGCGGATCATACAACGCATCGACT